Below is a genomic region from Lysobacter terrestris.
TGCCGGCGCCAACGAAACGCACCTGCTGGCTCCACGTCGCCTGGGCGAGGTCGGCCGCAGCCGTGCCCGCCTGCGCACCGGCAGCCGCGAGTTCGGAGAAATGCGGCACGCCCCAGCCCCAACCGATCACGGCGCCGAGCAGCATGGCGATGCCGACCCACAGGCCGACCAGGTGGCCGACCGCGAACAGCGCCATCGACAGCGCGAAGTCGAAGCCGGTGACGCCACCGCGGTCACCGACGCGGAAGTAACTCGCCACGTCGCTCGCGAATACGCGGGTGGCAACGATCACCGCGAACGTGCCGGCGACCAGCGCGCCCCAGATCACCGCGAGCAGGCCGGCGCGGCTTTCCTCGGCGCCGTGTGCGGTGCCTTCGGCGCCGGGGCTGCCGACCTTCAGCACTTCGGCGCAGGCGACGCCTTCGGGGTACGGCAATTCGGAATTCGTGACCAGGGCGCGGCGCAGCGGGATCGAATACATCACGCCGAGGATGCCGCCGAGCGCGCAGATCGCAAACGACACCCAGTAGGGGAAGCCCGTCCACCAGCCGATGATGATCAGGCCGGGCAGGACGAAGATCACCGACGACAGCGTGCCCGCGGCCGAGGCCACCGTCTGCACGATGTTGTTTTCCTGCACCGTCGAATTCTTGAAGTTGCGCAGCAGCGCCATCGAGATGACGGCCGCCGGGATCGAGGTGGCGAAAGTCAGGCCGGCCTTGAGGCCGAAGAACACGTTCGCCGCGGTGAACGCCACGGTGATGATCACGCCGAGGATGAGGCCGCGGAGGGTCAACTCGGTGCGCGGAGTCGCCAGGGAGTCTGGTCGGGTCACGGGTGGAATTCCCCCAAGGTTGGATTGCCCCAGTATCGCAGACCGACTCGGCCCGGGGCACGGCCGGCATTGGCGGCGCGTGGCTATACTCGCCCCGACTTTGCGCAGGGACGGCGCGTAAACCGATTCGGGGGTTCCGCTTGTCAGTCCTTTCCACCGCCGCCGCGGGCCGCCAGGCCGCTGCAGTCGCCACCGACGACTTCCTCGGTCATCCCAAGGGCGTCTACGTCTGCTTCTTCACCGAGATGTGGGAGCGCTTCTCGTTCTACGGGATGAAGGCGCTGCTGCTGCTGTTCCTGCTGCAGCACCACAAGTTCGGCGACCGCGCGGGGCTGGACGTGCTGGGCGCCTATGGCGGCCTGGTGTACTGCGTGCCGGTGATCGGCGGCCTGCTCGCCGACCGTTTCCTCGGCATGCGCAAGGCGGTGATCTTCGGCGGCCTGCTGCTGGTCGCGGGCCACGCCGGCATGGCGTTCGAGGGCCATGCGGCCACGACCGTCAACGGCGTGGTGGTGCGCGACGAGGGCGCGCTGCGCATCTTCTACCTGTCGCTGGCGCTGATCATCATGGGCGTCGGTTTCCTCAAGCCGAATGTCTCGACCATCGTCGGGCAGCTCTACGCAGAAAACGATCCGCGCCGCGACTCGGGCTTCTCGTTGTTCGTCGCCGGCATCAACCTCGGTGCACTGTTCGCTTCGATCGTGTGCGGCTATCTCGGCCAGACCCTGGGCTGGCGCTACGGCTTCGGTGCGGCGGGCATCGGCATGCTGCTCGGGCTCGCGCAGTTCATCTGGGGTCGCAAGTACCTGCGCGGCGTCGGCGAACCGCCGGCGCCGCTGCCGCAGCCGCGCGAATGGTCGATCTACGGCGGCGCCCTGCTCGGCCTGCTGCCGGTGGCCTGGCTGATGCATGCGGTGACGTCGATCCAGCTCGGCCCGGACGTGGTGCGCTGGACCTACGGCATCGTGGTGATGGCGCTGGCCGGCATCGTCTGGTCGATGTGGCATTCGTGGCGGCGCGACGAGCGCAACCTGGGGCTCGCCGCCTACGTGCCTTCGCTGCTCGCATTCGCGCTGCTGGGTGCCGTCGTGATCTGGCTGTCGCACCGTTACGGCGTGCTGGACTTCTTCATCGAGGAATCGACACTGGCGCTGGTGCTGATGTCGGTCGTGTTTCTGGTCGTGGGTTTCTGGTACGTGGGCTTCGTCACCCGCGGCTGCTCGAAGGTCGAAGCGCAGCGCATGGGCGCGATGATGGTGCTGATCTTCGCCGCGCTGGTGTTCTACACGCTGTACGAGCAGACCTACGGCTCGTGGGTCACCTTCACCGACCGGTTGCTCACCAAGGACATCGCGCCTTCGCTGGTGCAGGCGCAGCCGGCCGTGCAGTGGGGCGAGGGCTGGCTGGCGAACCTGCGCGTGTTCATGGCGTCGGCGCCGTGGTCGACCTATTCGCTGTTGCTGGGACCCGTGTCCTTCGTCGTCGCCGCGTCGGTCTCCGACCGCAATCCGGCGTCGCCGCTGCCGCGACTGCTGTTCGGTGCCACCGTGATCGTCATGCTGCTGGGACTGCTGCGCGATGCCGTCGTCCTGCCGCAGACCGCGGGCTCGCTGACCTACCTGGGCGCGCTGTTCATCGTCCTGCTGGCACCGCTGTTCTCGGTGATCTGGGCGTGGCTGGACCGGCGCGGGCTCGACCCCTCCAAGCCGACGAAGTCCGCAATGGGCCTGTTCTTCGGCGGGCTGAGCTTCCTGCCGCTGGTGTGGGCCGCGCAGCACGCCGGTGCGACCGGCGCGATGGCCAGCGTGTGGTGGCTGGTGCTCGCCTACCTGCTGCTCGAACTGGGCGAGATGTGCTTGTACCCCGTCGGCCTGTCCGCGGTGACCCAGTTGTCGGTGCCACGCGTGGTCAGCCTGATGATGGGCACCTGGTTCCTCGCCACCGCGTTCTCGGAAACGCTGGCGGCGTTGTTCGGCAAGCTTGCCGCGATCGACGTGCCGGAAGGCGAAACCATGGTGATCGCCGACGCCGCCGCCAAATACGCCGACCTGTTCAACTTCCTGATGTGGCTGGGCATCGGCTGCGCGGTGGTCGCGTTGCTGGCCTCGCCGCTGCTGCGGCGGATGATGCACGGGGTGAAGTGATGTAGCCCTCCGGCCGGCACGACGGCCAAGAAAAACGGCGCCCCAAGGCGCCGTTTTTCATAGCGGATTCCGCGCCACCACCCGGCACACTTCGCTTCGAACCGATGCGGCGACTGCGGGAGAGGTAGATGCCGCCTCCCGGGCACACCGATGGGCGCTGAATTCCGCGCAAAGAAAAACGGCGCCCGAGGGCGCCGTTTTTCGTATCGCATTCCGCTCAACCGCCCTGCGCGACCTTCTTCGGACCGATGTGGCGGTCGAAGAAGTTCAGCATCTCGGTGTACAGCTTGAGGTTGTTCTCTTCCTTGTAGAAGCCGTGCATTTCACCCGACTGGATGATCATGCCTTCCGGCGGGTTGCCTGCGTTGATCAGCGCCTTGTACATGCGCTCGGTGTTTTCCGGCGGGCAGCGCGGGTCACGGGCACCGGCGGCGAGGTAGACCGGGATCTTCACCTTGTCGGCGTGGTTCACCGGCATCACGCGGTCGCGCTCGGCCTTGGTGTCACCCAGCGCGCGCTTGAGGTAGCGGATGCCGTCCTCGCGCTTGCTGGTATCGCTTAGCGTCATCTGCACGTCGGCGTCGTAGGCACCCACGTAGCCGAAGGCGCACTTGAACACGCCCTGCTCGCGGGTCGGCGCCATCAGCGAGGCATAGCCGCCGAAGCTGCCGCCGTAGATGCACACGCGGTCCTTGTCGGCGTAGCCCTGCGCGATCGTCCACTTCGTCGCGTCGAGGACGTCGTTCATGATGCCGTCGGCCCACTGACCATAGGCCATGTCCTGGAAGGCCTTGCCGAAGCCGCCCGAACCGCGGTAGTTGACCTGCATGACGAGGTAGCCGCGGCTGGCGAGCAACTGGGTTTCCCAGTTGAACCCCCAGTTGTCGCGCGGTCCCATCGGGCCACCGTGGACGTTGACGATCATCGGCAGGTTCTTGCCAGACGAGCCCTTCGGGATCGTCAGGTAACCGTGCAGCTTGAGGCCATCGCGGGTCGTGATGGAGAAGGACTTCACCCGCGCCATCTGCTCGGCATCGAGCCACTGGCGGCCGCGCATCAGGAAGCGCGCCTTGCCGGTATCACGGTCGTACAGGTACAGCTCGCCGGGATTGCTGTCGCTGTAGACGGAAACGACGATCTTCTTGCCGTCCTTGGTCGCGCTGGAGAAATCGACGAACTGGCCCGGGAACGCACCTGCCAGCGATGCATAGATCTCGGCGTCCGGATGAGATTCCTCGATCAGCTTCACGCGCGGCGCGCCGGCTTCCGTCACAACGCCCAGCACGGTCTCGTCGTCGGCCGACATGATGTAACTGGCCGGATCCGAAACCGGATCACTGAAGAGCTCCTGGAAGGTGCCCGTGGCCGTATCGATGGTGCCGAACGCCTCCGGCGCCTTGCCGTCGCTCTGCGTGGCGTAGACGCGGCCGTCGCCAGCGGTGCCCACGACGGAAAGCCGCTTGCCCGACACCTTCGAGCTGTTCACCAGCGTCCACTTGCCGTCGTCGCCGCGGCGATAGAGCTCGTTGTGCGAGTCGTAGTTGCCCTGCGCGTCCTCCTGGTCGTAGCAGACGGCGAAGCGCGGCGTCTTGGCGGCGTCCAGGGCGATCTCGCAGTTCTCGCGTGGCGCACGCGCCAGCGACTTCCTGCGACCGCTCAGCGTGTCGAACAGCACGACCTCGGTGCCGGCGCCGTCGCTGGAGCGCGGGTAATTCACCGACATGAGCACGTTGGTGTCATCGTCGCGCAGGGTGTCCAACAGCGAAAAACTCTCGGCCCCTACCTGCTTACCCTTCTGCGTGGCGTCGCGGGTTCCGTAGAACACCAGCGGGCGCGGCTGGCTGCCGTCGGCATTGACTGCGTACCACTCGCCGGTGCCGAACGGCCTGGCGAAGCGGCCAAACTTCTGCACCGAGTTGAACATCAGGCGCTCGGGGCTGACCCAGTAGAAGTTGCCGACGCTCTTGTCGTCCGGCAGCTGGTTCACCTTGACGAGGCTCAGATCCTTGGTACGGAGCACCGTCAGCACGTCCTGGTCACCGCGATCGACCGTCATGGCGAGGTACTCGCCATTCGGCGAGATCTTCACGCCGCTGTAGGTCGGATGCTTGACGAAATCCGCGATCGACGGAGCTGCCGCGACTACGCCCGGCAGCATCAGGGCCAACGCGGCCCCGTAAAGCTTGCTCATTGCACTATCCCCTGGAGATTGAAGTTCTGCTTGGCCCAAGCCGAAGAGTACCGCAGTCACACTTCGGAGCGCATGGGCTGCTGGCCAAAGAAGAACGGCACCCTACGGTGCCGTCTTCTCGCCGTGCGATCCCAAAGCGACTTTACTTCGCTGTCGCACCGCCGGAAGCGGCTGCGGCCGAAGCCACTTCACCACCAAGGTGCTTGCCCAGGAACGACAACAAGCGCGTGTAGTACTCGCGCCGGTTCGCTTCCACGTAGAAGCCGTGGCCTTCATTGGCGAAGTACAGGGTTTCCACCGCTACACCTTCCTTGCGCAGCGCTTTCTCCATCATCTCGCTGTGCTTGATGGGCGCGCGGTCGTCCTCTCCCCCTGCCGCCAGGAACACCGGCGCCTTGATCTTCGCGGCCATGCGGCTGGGCGAGGTGTCCGCCAGCGCCGTTCGCTCGCCGATCCATTCGCGCAGGTAGGTCTCGCCCGAACCGCGCCGCTGGATGTCGCCATCGGTATGCATGGTGGGCAGGTCGTACACGCCCACATACCCCACTGC
It encodes:
- a CDS encoding peptide MFS transporter — translated: MSVLSTAAAGRQAAAVATDDFLGHPKGVYVCFFTEMWERFSFYGMKALLLLFLLQHHKFGDRAGLDVLGAYGGLVYCVPVIGGLLADRFLGMRKAVIFGGLLLVAGHAGMAFEGHAATTVNGVVVRDEGALRIFYLSLALIIMGVGFLKPNVSTIVGQLYAENDPRRDSGFSLFVAGINLGALFASIVCGYLGQTLGWRYGFGAAGIGMLLGLAQFIWGRKYLRGVGEPPAPLPQPREWSIYGGALLGLLPVAWLMHAVTSIQLGPDVVRWTYGIVVMALAGIVWSMWHSWRRDERNLGLAAYVPSLLAFALLGAVVIWLSHRYGVLDFFIEESTLALVLMSVVFLVVGFWYVGFVTRGCSKVEAQRMGAMMVLIFAALVFYTLYEQTYGSWVTFTDRLLTKDIAPSLVQAQPAVQWGEGWLANLRVFMASAPWSTYSLLLGPVSFVVAASVSDRNPASPLPRLLFGATVIVMLLGLLRDAVVLPQTAGSLTYLGALFIVLLAPLFSVIWAWLDRRGLDPSKPTKSAMGLFFGGLSFLPLVWAAQHAGATGAMASVWWLVLAYLLLELGEMCLYPVGLSAVTQLSVPRVVSLMMGTWFLATAFSETLAALFGKLAAIDVPEGETMVIADAAAKYADLFNFLMWLGIGCAVVALLASPLLRRMMHGVK
- a CDS encoding alpha/beta hydrolase family protein, with the translated sequence MSKLYGAALALMLPGVVAAAPSIADFVKHPTYSGVKISPNGEYLAMTVDRGDQDVLTVLRTKDLSLVKVNQLPDDKSVGNFYWVSPERLMFNSVQKFGRFARPFGTGEWYAVNADGSQPRPLVFYGTRDATQKGKQVGAESFSLLDTLRDDDTNVLMSVNYPRSSDGAGTEVVLFDTLSGRRKSLARAPRENCEIALDAAKTPRFAVCYDQEDAQGNYDSHNELYRRGDDGKWTLVNSSKVSGKRLSVVGTAGDGRVYATQSDGKAPEAFGTIDTATGTFQELFSDPVSDPASYIMSADDETVLGVVTEAGAPRVKLIEESHPDAEIYASLAGAFPGQFVDFSSATKDGKKIVVSVYSDSNPGELYLYDRDTGKARFLMRGRQWLDAEQMARVKSFSITTRDGLKLHGYLTIPKGSSGKNLPMIVNVHGGPMGPRDNWGFNWETQLLASRGYLVMQVNYRGSGGFGKAFQDMAYGQWADGIMNDVLDATKWTIAQGYADKDRVCIYGGSFGGYASLMAPTREQGVFKCAFGYVGAYDADVQMTLSDTSKREDGIRYLKRALGDTKAERDRVMPVNHADKVKIPVYLAAGARDPRCPPENTERMYKALINAGNPPEGMIIQSGEMHGFYKEENNLKLYTEMLNFFDRHIGPKKVAQGG